The window AATAATCCTGATATTACCCGTGGGCAAGACTTGGTACGTGATGATCAGCGAACCCCGAGTGAGATTTTACTCAATCGCTTGTCACGTCAACAAGGGCAGATGGGACGTCTTAATGACAATGAGGTCATGGAAACGGTATTAAATACCGCCATGCTCACTTACGATCCCCACAGCAACTATTATGCGCCGATTCAAGCGACTGAGTTGCAGATTCAGTCCAACCTGCAATTAGAAGGCATTGGCGTCACTATCCGGCCCGATCGTCAAAACCCAAACTATACGAGCATTGTGACCTTAGTCGATGGAAGCCCTGCGGCCAAGACCAGTCGGATAAAACCCGGTGACTTAATCATCGGTATTGCCGAAGATGGCAAAACCATGACCGATGTGGTGGGCTGGTCAACGCGTGAGATTGTCGGACTGATTCGCGGTAAGCGCGGCACTTCGGTCACGCTTAAGCTGCGGCAACCAAATACCCCTGAAGCTGGCGCCCGAACGGTGACGGTCGTGCGTGATATTATCGAGCAAGAAGAATCTGGCGTCACCCAGCGGGTGGTTGAGATTCAGCGTCCTAATATTGATGCCACGCCGAAACGCATTGGCGTCCTTGAAATACCTAGCTTTTATTTGAATTATCGCGCTCGCCGTAATGGTGAGGACTATCGTAGCGTCAGTATCGATACCGAGAGCGCCCTTAAAGAATTGAATAAAGAAAACATTGATGGTTTGGTGGTGGATCTACGCAACAATCCTGGCGGCTCTCTAGATGAAGTGGCTAAAATGCTAGGGCTATTTATTAAAAGTGGGCCTTTAGTACAAATTCGTGATAATCGCGGCAATGTTCAAGTGTACCGTGATGATGATGGAGGCGAGCAACTGTACGACGGCAAGATGGTAGTACTGACCAACTTGGCCTCTGCTTCTGCCAGTGAAATATTTGCCGCTGCTATTCAAGATTATGGCCGTGGATTGGTGGTCGGTAACACCACAACAGGTAAAGGGTCAGCGCAAATTCAACTGGATAATTTAGCTTTGGGCTCTGCAACCTTAACCCAGCGTAAGTTTTATCGTATCACGGGAGGCAGTACCCAAAATAAGGGGGTCGTCCCCGATGTTGAGCTGGTCAATATATATGATGATGCTACCTTTGGTGAGCGTGCGCAAAAAAATGCGTTACCTTGGGATACTATTAAGACAGCAGCTTATAAGCCTGAAGCGAAGTTTAGCGATAATACGTTGGCAACCCTGAATCAGCAGTCTAAAATTCGCCAGCAGAAAAATCCGCAATTTGTTTACTTAACGGCGCTAAATGACATTCGTGATATGGACGATGGAAAAAAACCAATCAATCTTGATATTAATAGCCGCCGCGCCAAGATGAAACTGATCGAGACGCGTTCGATAGAAGCGGAAAACAAGCGTTTGATAGCGACTGGTGAGCGCTCGTATGCCA of the Psychrobacter sp. LV10R520-6 genome contains:
- a CDS encoding carboxy terminal-processing peptidase produces the protein MKKQPAQWLLSAASVGIAGLILTQSYGTAVANTETEGFVPTPEQKITTRQVAALLDRSHYLNQPLDSEMGSEILSMYIDGLDPNHTLFLQSDVDEFNKKYAGDFGNRLKRGDLSAGVEIFERYRKRSNEYFEIATKMLKTDLDLTSDQTLILDREKLGHFKTKKAQRDYWARQLKFQLMSITLGQEDEKAKEQVFLNNPDITRGQDLVRDDQRTPSEILLNRLSRQQGQMGRLNDNEVMETVLNTAMLTYDPHSNYYAPIQATELQIQSNLQLEGIGVTIRPDRQNPNYTSIVTLVDGSPAAKTSRIKPGDLIIGIAEDGKTMTDVVGWSTREIVGLIRGKRGTSVTLKLRQPNTPEAGARTVTVVRDIIEQEESGVTQRVVEIQRPNIDATPKRIGVLEIPSFYLNYRARRNGEDYRSVSIDTESALKELNKENIDGLVVDLRNNPGGSLDEVAKMLGLFIKSGPLVQIRDNRGNVQVYRDDDGGEQLYDGKMVVLTNLASASASEIFAAAIQDYGRGLVVGNTTTGKGSAQIQLDNLALGSATLTQRKFYRITGGSTQNKGVVPDVELVNIYDDATFGERAQKNALPWDTIKTAAYKPEAKFSDNTLATLNQQSKIRQQKNPQFVYLTALNDIRDMDDGKKPINLDINSRRAKMKLIETRSIEAENKRLIATGERSYANWNTYQAAMDAKFEERSQMKEAERPQLPEDEAYITESAYLMLTADPKVNLSPEEKL